One Dictyoglomus sp. NZ13-RE01 DNA segment encodes these proteins:
- a CDS encoding ABC transporter permease: MSMFKKILKNIEGYLFISPWIIGFFVFTLGPMVASLFYSFTKWNVFTTPEWIGFQNYRDIFKDPLFYKSLRNSFYFTILAVPSQITVALILAVLLNQKIKGQQIYRTIYYLPTVVSGASVALLWMMLLNPTTGLINRILSWFGISGPAWLLDPKWVIPALVLMSIWGVGGAMVIFLAALQGVPKELYESAEIDGAGPFKRFIYITLPMISPVIFFNFVMAVIGSLKVFSPAYFMFGSQGGPQNSALFYVLYLYVNAFVDFKMGYASALAWILFIIILLITLLIFKSSPLWVYYETELKK; encoded by the coding sequence ATGAGTATGTTTAAAAAAATATTAAAGAATATAGAGGGTTATCTTTTCATTTCTCCTTGGATAATTGGCTTTTTTGTTTTTACTCTTGGTCCTATGGTGGCTTCTTTATTTTATTCCTTTACAAAATGGAATGTTTTTACAACTCCAGAATGGATAGGCTTTCAAAATTATCGAGATATTTTTAAAGATCCTTTATTTTATAAATCATTAAGAAATTCTTTTTATTTTACAATTTTAGCTGTTCCAAGTCAGATAACAGTGGCTCTTATTCTTGCTGTTCTTTTAAACCAAAAAATAAAAGGACAGCAAATATATAGGACTATTTATTATCTTCCTACAGTTGTTTCAGGAGCTTCTGTGGCTCTGTTATGGATGATGCTTCTAAATCCTACCACTGGACTTATTAATCGTATCTTAAGCTGGTTTGGAATTTCTGGACCTGCCTGGCTTTTAGATCCTAAATGGGTTATTCCAGCATTGGTCCTAATGAGTATTTGGGGAGTAGGAGGAGCCATGGTAATATTTTTAGCAGCTTTACAAGGAGTTCCTAAGGAATTATACGAATCAGCGGAAATAGATGGAGCAGGTCCTTTTAAACGTTTTATATACATAACTTTACCTATGATTTCTCCAGTGATATTTTTTAACTTTGTGATGGCTGTAATTGGTTCTCTTAAGGTATTTTCTCCAGCATATTTCATGTTTGGTTCTCAAGGAGGTCCCCAAAATTCCGCTTTATTTTATGTACTATATCTTTATGTTAATGCTTTTGTAGATTTTAAAATGGGATATGCTTCCGCTCTTGCTTGGATTCTTTTTATTATAATTTTATTAATTACTCTTTTAATATTTAAATCTTCTCCTTTATGGGTTTATTATGAAACAGAACTTAAGAAATGA
- a CDS encoding sugar ABC transporter ATP-binding protein — protein sequence MYLKFFKKFLTRLIIYAILTAGAILVLFPVAWLISRSFMRLEDTARDIWIPNPFTLEAYIEVFTQQPFFRYLLNTSFVTFMGVLGTLLSSSLVAFGFSFLRFKGRDLIFLLVLSTMMLPGEVTMIPIYRIFYFLGWINTFKPLFVPSFFGSAFFIFLLRQFFLTIPRDLVDAAYIDGASSFRVWWQIILPLSRPALTTVAVFSFLGHWNDLLGPLIYISSTEKYTLSLALLSYKNLYFRYTNLLSAATLISILPCIIIFFLAQRAFLEGIVTTGLRG from the coding sequence ATGTATTTAAAATTTTTTAAGAAATTTCTTACAAGGTTAATTATCTATGCTATTCTTACAGCAGGAGCAATTCTTGTCCTTTTCCCTGTAGCATGGCTAATTTCTCGATCTTTTATGAGACTTGAAGATACAGCAAGAGATATATGGATTCCTAATCCTTTTACTTTAGAGGCATATATAGAGGTATTTACTCAACAACCTTTCTTTCGTTATTTATTGAATACTTCTTTTGTAACCTTTATGGGAGTTTTAGGAACATTATTATCTAGTTCGTTGGTAGCCTTTGGCTTTTCCTTTTTAAGATTTAAAGGTAGAGATTTAATATTTTTACTGGTTCTTTCTACAATGATGCTTCCTGGAGAAGTAACTATGATCCCAATTTATAGAATTTTTTATTTTTTAGGATGGATAAATACTTTTAAACCTCTTTTTGTTCCATCTTTCTTTGGGTCAGCTTTTTTTATCTTTTTACTAAGACAATTTTTTCTCACAATTCCGAGAGATTTGGTAGATGCAGCGTATATAGATGGAGCATCTTCTTTTAGAGTTTGGTGGCAAATCATTCTCCCTCTTTCTCGCCCTGCTCTTACAACAGTTGCGGTATTTTCTTTCTTAGGACATTGGAATGACCTTTTGGGTCCTCTCATTTATATTTCCAGTACAGAAAAGTATACTCTTTCTTTAGCTCTTCTTTCATATAAAAATCTATATTTTAGATATACAAATCTTTTATCTGCCGCAACTCTTATTTCCATCTTACCATGTATAATAATCTTTTTCTTAGCTCAGCGAGCTTTCTTAGAAGGTATAGTAACTACAGGTCTTAGAGGGTAG